The Lycium ferocissimum isolate CSIRO_LF1 chromosome 1, AGI_CSIRO_Lferr_CH_V1, whole genome shotgun sequence genome includes a region encoding these proteins:
- the LOC132062976 gene encoding ethylene-responsive transcription factor 9-like — MVVQSSTTCGGGSRKETSKELHFRGVRKRPWGRYAAEIRDPWKKSRRWLGTFDTAEEAALAYDEAARSLRGHKAKTNFGLDGFAATGSRKLQHWCFQAHENRNSMVASTEYNIEGVGVVMNEHENEKKMMMMKSEKKPFLFDLNLPAPLF, encoded by the coding sequence ATGGTCGTTCAAAGTTCCACCACGTGCGGCGGCGGCTCTCGGAAAGAAACATCCAAGGAACTCCACTTTCGCGGCGTTCGTAAGCGGCCATGGGGTCGATACGCAGCTGAAATACGCGATCCCTGGAAGAAATCACGACGTTGGCTCGGAACATTCGACACTGCTGAGGAAGCTGCCTTAGCCTACGATGAAGCCGCTAGGAGTCTCCGTGGACACAAGGCCAAAACTAATTTTGGACTCGATGGGTTTGCTGCAACCGGCTCAAGAAAACTCCAGCATTGGTGTTTTCAGGCCCATGAAAATAGGAACAGTATGGTGGCTAGTACTGAGTATAACATAGAGGGTGTTGGTGTTGTAATGAATGAACATGAGAAtgagaagaagatgatgatgatgaaaagTGAGAAGAAGCCTTTTTTGTTTGATCTAAATCTCCCTGCGCCACTTTTCTAA